In Bacillus sp. Cs-700, one genomic interval encodes:
- a CDS encoding nucleotidyltransferase domain-containing protein, producing MNSGNAEFHGWDIQKALFLIGKSNPSILEWFISPTIYKETEEVKMLRELSMNCFSVKPLLFHYIKMGITNLKAQEERSDQKGMLYALKAILFGRWVLENESFPRLTLPQLLHNSSVHAHIKMQGKTLFRRETLSKPEHLIGNLEEELNQLEKKARLLKERRLIDRNRIDCVFRSIVRR from the coding sequence GTGAACAGCGGAAACGCTGAATTCCATGGGTGGGATATACAAAAGGCCCTCTTTTTAATAGGTAAATCGAATCCTTCCATTCTTGAGTGGTTCATTTCACCGACTATTTACAAGGAAACGGAAGAAGTGAAAATGCTTAGGGAATTAAGCATGAATTGTTTTTCGGTAAAACCATTATTGTTTCATTATATTAAGATGGGGATAACAAATTTAAAAGCACAGGAAGAACGATCCGATCAAAAAGGAATGCTTTATGCTTTAAAGGCGATTCTTTTTGGAAGGTGGGTTTTGGAGAATGAAAGCTTTCCTCGGTTAACTCTCCCTCAACTTCTCCATAATTCATCGGTTCATGCTCATATAAAAATGCAGGGAAAGACGTTATTCAGAAGAGAAACGCTTAGTAAGCCAGAACACTTAATAGGCAATCTTGAAGAAGAATTAAATCAATTAGAGAAAAAAGCTCGTCTCTTAAAAGAAAGGCGTTTAATAGATCGAAATAGAATTGATTGTGTATTTCGATCAATCGTTAGAAGGTAA
- a CDS encoding nucleotidyltransferase domain-containing protein has protein sequence MSGITTTLKELEEKNKITILFACEAGSRASSD, from the coding sequence ATGAGTGGGATCACAACAACGCTTAAGGAGCTAGAAGAAAAGAATAAGATTACAATTTTATTTGCATGTGAAGCGGGAAGTCGCGCTTCCTCAGACTGA